One genomic window of Solanum dulcamara chromosome 12, daSolDulc1.2, whole genome shotgun sequence includes the following:
- the LOC129877332 gene encoding WRKY DNA-binding transcription factor 70-like, whose product MEINSSVVDMKRLIEELNCGKKFTNELRELIKKHKNVMLAEDLVGKIMTSFSKTLSILHQVSPCQKYSIGTFNTSSLKDVNQERCNKRRKISATTIKEASSLVDDGHVWRKYGQKEILNSPHPRNYYRCTYKFDQGCEATKQVQRIQENPPRFRTTYQGHHTCKIYPSISQILFDSSTNHRDSSVLLSFNSNTNNYHQPYVHSFHSTYKQETHKGESSSNCFCSNVDQSQPLRWSSYCQPSDDGPIRAALSSGSSDHGTKDFSCTANCSLEMEMDMMLGSINFEDLISFDF is encoded by the exons ATGGAAATAAATTCATCAGTAGTTGATATGAAAAGGTTAATAGAAGAGTTGAATTGTGGTAAGAAATTCACAAATGAGCTAAGAGAGTTGATCAAGAAACATAAAAATGTTATGTTGGCTGAGGATTTGGTGGGGAAAATTATGACTTCTTTTTCCAAGACACTCTCAATATTACATCAAGTTTCTCCTTGTCAGAAGTACTCAATTGGTACTTTCAACACTTCATCACTAAAAGATGTCAATCAAGAAAGATGCAACAAGAGAAG AAAAATTTCAGCAACAACCATAAAAGAAGCCTCAAGTTTGGTGGATGATGGCCATGTTTGGAGAAAATATGGCCAGAAAGAAATCCTCAATTCCCCACATCCaag GAACTATTATAGATGTACCTATAAATTTGATCAAGGATGTGAAGCAACTAAACAAGTgcaaagaatccaagaaaatccaCCAAGGTTTCGTACCACATACCAAGGTCATCACACATGCAAAATTTATCCTTCAATTTCCCAAATACTCTTTGATTCTTCAACAAATCATAGGGATTCTTCAGTGTTATTGAGTTTCAATTCCAACACAAATAATTATCACCAACCTTATGTTCACTCATTTcattcaacttataaacaagAGACTCATAAAGGGGAGAGCTCTTCAAATTGCTTCTGCTCTAATGtcgatcaaagtcaaccattaaGGTGGTCCAGTTATTGTCAACCGTCTGATGATGGTCCGATTAGAGCAGCATTGTCATCAGGGTCATCCGATCATGGGACCAAAGACTTTTCTTGTACTGCTAATTGTAGTTTGGAGATGGAGATGGATATGATGTTGGGCTCTATTAATTTTGAGGATTTAATATCTTTTGACTTTTGA